A single window of Syntrophotalea acetylenica DNA harbors:
- a CDS encoding type II secretion system protein, whose protein sequence is MKSQSGFTLIELVVVIVILGILGAVAVPKFISMEAEAARASAKGIAGALTSASAINYALYKANPDSADVVAVNSCEDVKVCVEGDDLDSNFEIVADTAIAADTNVGDCSVKYVNDESITASFKIYRTAAADPVTP, encoded by the coding sequence GTGAAAAGTCAGAGTGGTTTTACCCTGATCGAGCTGGTGGTGGTGATTGTAATTCTGGGGATCCTGGGGGCGGTCGCCGTACCGAAGTTCATCAGCATGGAAGCAGAGGCGGCGCGCGCATCAGCAAAAGGCATTGCCGGTGCGTTGACTTCCGCGTCAGCCATCAACTATGCACTTTACAAGGCAAATCCGGACTCGGCCGATGTCGTTGCGGTAAATAGCTGCGAGGACGTAAAGGTGTGCGTCGAAGGCGATGATCTGGATAGTAATTTTGAGATCGTTGCAGATACGGCAATTGCAGCAGACACAAATGTCGGGGATTGCTCAGTCAAGTATGTGAATGATGAATCGATTACGGCCTCTTTCAAGATTTACCGCACGGCGGCCGCCGATCCCGTCACTCCCTGA
- a CDS encoding MBL fold metallo-hydrolase RNA specificity domain-containing protein produces MNITFHGAAGTVTGSQHLVEVNGRKIMLDCGLFQGKRKEAFERNRHECCPAGEIDCLVLSHAHIDHSGRIPCLVKNGFDGNIFCTSATRDLCEVMLMDSAFIQEKDVEFVNRRRHKKGQRLFEPLYTRGDVTRAMQQFIGIGYNRRHQLLPGIHLTLVDAGHMLGSAHVLLDIDDNQTGRQRRLVFSGDIGRPGIPIIRDPVPITDGADILIMESTYGNRLHPPYPESEREMERIVNDTVKRGGSLLIPAFAVGRTQQLVYTLHKLHSNGRIPDLPIFVDSPLATRTTDIFRLHLELYDADVREFLLTDDDNDPFGFGRLQYTMAVAQSKALNSLKVPAIIISASGMLEGGRILHHLRNRISDSRNTILITGWQAPNTLGRRLVEGEQTVRIYGEEYPLRARVETLTGFSGHADREGLLAFVRNMNNRPRHTFVVHGEEESSASLAQALRDELNLDNVIVPEPLQSFPL; encoded by the coding sequence ATGAATATTACCTTTCACGGCGCGGCGGGCACAGTGACCGGTTCCCAGCATCTGGTCGAGGTCAATGGCCGAAAAATCATGCTGGACTGCGGGCTGTTTCAAGGCAAGCGAAAAGAAGCTTTCGAGCGCAACCGGCATGAATGCTGTCCGGCCGGGGAAATCGACTGCCTGGTTCTGTCCCATGCCCACATCGATCATTCGGGTCGCATCCCCTGCCTGGTGAAAAACGGTTTCGATGGCAACATTTTCTGTACCTCCGCAACCCGCGATCTGTGCGAAGTGATGCTCATGGACAGCGCCTTTATCCAGGAAAAGGATGTGGAGTTCGTGAATCGCCGTCGCCATAAAAAAGGGCAGCGGCTTTTCGAACCGCTTTACACCCGGGGGGACGTGACCCGTGCCATGCAGCAGTTTATCGGGATTGGCTACAACCGGCGGCATCAGCTCCTGCCCGGCATACACCTTACCCTGGTCGATGCGGGGCATATGCTGGGCAGTGCGCATGTCCTTCTTGATATTGACGACAATCAAACCGGGCGTCAGCGGCGGCTCGTGTTCAGTGGCGATATCGGCAGACCGGGCATCCCCATCATCCGAGATCCTGTTCCCATCACAGATGGCGCCGATATCCTGATCATGGAAAGCACCTACGGCAACCGGCTGCACCCTCCCTATCCCGAATCGGAGCGGGAAATGGAGCGCATCGTCAATGATACCGTCAAACGGGGCGGTTCGCTGCTGATCCCGGCGTTTGCCGTCGGTCGAACCCAGCAACTGGTGTATACTCTGCACAAGTTGCACAGCAATGGGCGGATTCCCGATCTGCCGATTTTTGTCGACAGCCCCCTGGCCACGCGAACCACCGATATTTTTCGCCTGCATCTGGAGCTTTACGATGCCGACGTGCGTGAATTTCTGCTGACGGACGATGACAACGACCCCTTCGGATTCGGCCGTCTGCAGTACACCATGGCGGTTGCCCAGTCCAAGGCGCTCAACAGCCTCAAGGTGCCGGCCATCATCATCAGCGCCAGCGGCATGCTGGAAGGGGGCCGCATTCTCCACCATCTTCGAAACCGCATCAGCGACTCCCGCAACACGATTCTGATCACCGGCTGGCAGGCGCCCAATACCCTTGGGCGGCGTCTGGTGGAAGGGGAACAAACGGTGCGCATATACGGCGAGGAGTATCCGTTGCGGGCGCGGGTGGAAACTCTGACCGGTTTTTCCGGGCACGCCGACCGGGAAGGTCTGCTGGCGTTTGTCCGCAATATGAACAACAGGCCGCGGCATACATTTGTGGTTCATGGCGAGGAGGAATCCTCTGCAAGTCTGGCGCAAGCCTTGCGGGACGAGTTGAATCTGGACAATGTAATTGTTCCGGAGCCTTTGCAGTCGTTTCCGTTGTAA
- a CDS encoding GlsB/YeaQ/YmgE family stress response membrane protein: protein MSWIMALIIGGIVGWLASILMKTNAQMGMLANVLVGVAGSMLGFWIAGVLGMSASGGIMRFIVAIAGASLLIFILRKLGLFGKA from the coding sequence ATGAGCTGGATCATGGCATTGATTATTGGCGGAATCGTCGGCTGGCTGGCGAGCATCCTTATGAAGACCAATGCACAGATGGGAATGCTTGCCAATGTGCTTGTGGGCGTGGCGGGTTCGATGCTGGGTTTCTGGATTGCCGGAGTGCTTGGCATGTCGGCTTCCGGCGGCATTATGCGCTTCATTGTCGCCATTGCGGGAGCATCGCTGCTGATCTTTATCCTGCGCAAGCTGGGTTTATTCGGCAAAGCGTGA
- a CDS encoding DUF456 domain-containing protein, with the protein MTILLWLLAGLLILSGLAGMILPALPGPPLLFAGLFCAAWAEDFVYVGWRTLIVMGGLALLALAADFIAGALGAKRFGSSSRAMVGAAVGALVGLFFGPPGLILGPFFGAMAGELTARTDLRTASRAGVGAVVGLIVGTAAKMALAIAMIGLFLAVRLF; encoded by the coding sequence ATGACCATTTTATTATGGTTGTTGGCCGGATTGCTGATTCTGTCGGGGTTGGCAGGGATGATTCTGCCGGCGCTTCCCGGACCTCCGCTGCTGTTCGCGGGCTTGTTCTGCGCCGCCTGGGCGGAAGATTTTGTCTATGTCGGCTGGCGGACCCTGATTGTTATGGGCGGTTTGGCTTTGCTGGCGCTTGCTGCCGATTTCATTGCCGGAGCCTTGGGCGCAAAGCGTTTCGGGTCCTCTTCCAGAGCCATGGTCGGGGCTGCCGTCGGGGCTCTGGTCGGTCTTTTTTTCGGGCCACCGGGCCTGATTTTGGGGCCTTTTTTCGGCGCCATGGCCGGAGAACTCACCGCGCGGACCGATCTGCGGACCGCAAGCCGGGCCGGCGTCGGCGCGGTGGTTGGCCTGATCGTGGGCACCGCGGCAAAAATGGCTCTCGCCATCGCCATGATTGGTTTGTTTCTCGCGGTGCGTCTGTTCTGA
- a CDS encoding 2,3-butanediol dehydrogenase, protein MAQTMKAAVWHAKKDIRVEEVPVPAAPGPDEVQVEVAVCGICGSDLHEYLAGPIFIPTAPHPLTGHFGKTILGHEFSGKVVAVGSNVTNVRVGDLVAPDACQHCGTCVTCREGRYNVCEKLAFTGLMADGAFAKYVNIPANICYVVPPGTDLDAAALIEPIATGFKAVRLAGSILGKTAVILGSGTIGLGTLQCAKAAGAGQVIVIEMSAARKELAKKCGADVVLDPRECDVVAEVKKLTNGSGADVSFECIGNVKTGPLAIDLIRNNGTAMIVGIFEGPSEFNFFSLSATDKRVIGTLAYTVDDFQGVCALLNNGAISAEPMITGKIELDDIVEKGFEELVNNKDAHIKILVKP, encoded by the coding sequence ATGGCTCAAACGATGAAAGCAGCCGTATGGCACGCCAAAAAAGACATCCGCGTAGAAGAAGTTCCCGTGCCTGCAGCCCCCGGGCCCGATGAAGTACAGGTTGAGGTAGCGGTTTGTGGCATCTGCGGTTCCGACCTCCACGAATATCTGGCCGGTCCGATCTTCATTCCTACCGCACCTCATCCTCTGACCGGCCACTTTGGCAAGACCATCCTTGGTCACGAGTTTTCCGGCAAAGTCGTTGCCGTCGGCTCCAATGTCACCAACGTGCGGGTCGGCGATCTGGTCGCTCCCGACGCCTGCCAGCATTGCGGTACCTGCGTTACTTGCCGTGAAGGCCGCTACAACGTTTGTGAAAAGCTGGCCTTTACCGGTCTGATGGCCGATGGCGCGTTCGCCAAGTATGTCAACATTCCTGCCAACATCTGCTACGTCGTACCTCCCGGCACCGACCTGGACGCCGCGGCCCTGATCGAGCCGATCGCCACCGGTTTCAAAGCCGTGCGCCTGGCTGGCTCCATTCTCGGTAAAACCGCTGTAATCCTCGGGTCCGGCACCATCGGCCTCGGTACCCTGCAGTGCGCCAAGGCTGCCGGCGCCGGTCAGGTCATCGTGATCGAGATGTCTGCTGCCCGTAAGGAGCTGGCCAAGAAGTGCGGCGCCGACGTGGTTCTCGATCCCAGAGAGTGCGACGTGGTTGCCGAAGTCAAGAAACTGACCAACGGTTCCGGTGCCGACGTCTCCTTCGAGTGTATCGGCAACGTCAAGACCGGTCCTCTTGCCATCGATCTCATTCGCAACAACGGTACTGCGATGATCGTCGGTATCTTCGAGGGCCCGAGCGAATTCAACTTCTTCAGCCTCAGCGCCACCGACAAGAGGGTCATCGGTACCCTGGCCTACACCGTGGACGATTTCCAGGGTGTCTGTGCTTTGCTGAACAACGGCGCGATTAGTGCCGAGCCGATGATCACTGGTAAAATCGAGCTGGACGATATCGTTGAAAAGGGTTTCGAAGAGTTGGTCAACAACAAGGATGCCCATATCAAGATCCTTGTGAAGCCCTGA
- a CDS encoding DUF6506 family protein, with protein sequence MALKAAFIFIGPSADPDKHRSVVSTPGVELTVVGVSDYAAAEKVAIALVDEGVVAIELCGGFGHAGTARIARAVEGKAAVGVVRFDSHPGLGGKSGDEIF encoded by the coding sequence ATGGCTCTTAAAGCTGCATTCATTTTTATCGGTCCGAGTGCCGATCCGGACAAGCACCGCAGTGTCGTCAGTACGCCCGGCGTGGAGCTGACGGTGGTCGGGGTCAGCGACTACGCCGCCGCGGAAAAGGTGGCCATCGCCCTGGTGGACGAAGGGGTTGTCGCCATTGAACTCTGTGGTGGTTTCGGTCATGCCGGTACAGCTCGCATTGCCAGGGCGGTGGAGGGAAAAGCCGCTGTCGGCGTGGTGCGATTCGACAGCCACCCTGGCCTGGGGGGCAAGAGCGGCGACGAGATCTTTTAG
- a CDS encoding VOC family protein, translating to MKPLYNKVLQVAMVVKDCDEAVKIWADKYGIGPWNIYEFNPDTVNDMIIRGEKVDYAMRLALCDIGGVQWELIEPQDDKSIYAEFLKEKGEGLHHVAFGTDNYQQAVKFYKDQGLPVLQGGEWSGLTYTYLDSQKDLNLIAEIYDLVPDFSWPEPQAVYPPEQ from the coding sequence ATGAAGCCTCTGTATAACAAAGTGCTGCAAGTGGCGATGGTCGTCAAGGACTGCGATGAAGCGGTGAAAATCTGGGCCGACAAATATGGCATCGGCCCCTGGAATATCTATGAATTCAATCCCGATACCGTCAACGACATGATCATCCGGGGCGAGAAGGTTGATTATGCCATGCGTCTGGCGCTGTGCGATATCGGCGGCGTTCAGTGGGAACTGATCGAGCCGCAAGACGATAAAAGCATTTACGCGGAGTTCCTCAAGGAAAAGGGCGAAGGTCTGCATCATGTTGCCTTCGGCACCGACAACTATCAGCAAGCCGTCAAGTTTTACAAGGATCAGGGGCTTCCCGTTCTGCAGGGTGGCGAGTGGTCCGGGTTGACCTATACCTATCTCGATTCGCAGAAAGATCTCAATCTGATTGCCGAAATTTACGACCTGGTGCCGGATTTCAGCTGGCCCGAGCCTCAGGCCGTTTATCCCCCGGAGCAATAG
- a CDS encoding SDR family NAD(P)-dependent oxidoreductase produces the protein MSEKKLAGKVAIVTGSGRGIGRAIAMRLAADGAAVVVSDVMADNMNKVAAEIEAAGGKSLAVACDVTNEQQVNALVEKAVAKFGKLDIMVANAGIGIVKVGLDHTPEDIDKQLAVNVKGVILCDNAAARQMIKQGHKGYLGSGGKIINCASIAGHAGFAFLPVYSASKFAVRGYTQAFAKEMAENKITVNAYCPGIVGTDMWDLIDEKIGAYTGAAKGETLKAYVDSAILAKEVGKPEQVAGYVSFVASDDGDYMTGQSVMIDGGIILV, from the coding sequence ATGAGCGAAAAGAAACTTGCAGGTAAGGTTGCAATTGTAACGGGATCGGGCCGTGGCATCGGCAGGGCCATCGCCATGCGGCTGGCGGCCGATGGGGCTGCCGTGGTGGTAAGCGATGTCATGGCGGACAACATGAACAAGGTTGCGGCCGAGATTGAAGCTGCCGGCGGCAAATCACTGGCGGTTGCCTGCGATGTAACCAATGAGCAGCAAGTCAATGCCCTGGTGGAAAAGGCTGTAGCAAAATTCGGCAAGCTGGACATCATGGTGGCCAACGCCGGCATCGGCATCGTCAAGGTCGGTCTTGACCATACCCCCGAGGATATCGACAAGCAGCTTGCCGTCAACGTGAAGGGCGTCATTCTTTGTGACAACGCAGCCGCCCGGCAGATGATCAAGCAGGGCCATAAAGGCTATCTGGGCAGCGGCGGCAAAATCATCAACTGCGCCAGCATCGCCGGTCACGCCGGTTTTGCCTTTCTGCCTGTCTACAGTGCTTCCAAGTTCGCCGTCCGGGGCTACACGCAAGCTTTTGCCAAGGAAATGGCGGAAAACAAAATTACGGTCAATGCCTACTGCCCCGGCATCGTCGGTACCGATATGTGGGATCTTATCGATGAAAAAATCGGGGCCTACACCGGTGCGGCCAAAGGTGAAACCCTCAAGGCCTATGTTGACAGCGCCATCCTTGCAAAAGAAGTCGGAAAACCGGAGCAGGTTGCCGGTTACGTATCCTTTGTCGCTTCCGATGATGGCGATTACATGACCGGCCAGTCGGTCATGATCGATGGCGGGATTATCCTGGTATAG
- a CDS encoding putative quinol monooxygenase, translated as MLEPTRAEAGCISYDCHQSQENAAIFVFYEVWKNREELDKHLGMPYLKALLGKVDELFAVPPELHFLNKLG; from the coding sequence TTGCTGGAGCCTACGCGTGCCGAAGCCGGCTGCATCAGTTACGACTGTCATCAATCCCAGGAGAATGCCGCGATCTTCGTGTTTTACGAGGTGTGGAAAAACCGGGAAGAGCTGGATAAGCACCTTGGCATGCCTTATCTGAAGGCGTTGCTCGGCAAGGTGGATGAACTGTTCGCCGTGCCCCCCGAACTGCACTTTTTGAACAAACTGGGCTGA
- a CDS encoding DUF190 domain-containing protein — protein MSVEGKAKILRIFLNEKTKLGNELVYEAMVQAAFKKGIEGSMVFRGVEGFGFCCDQCRTIHEGMTISVKCQPMVIEFIDTEAKLNELLPILKGMLKTGAMIMQDADIVFNQG, from the coding sequence ATGAGCGTTGAAGGTAAGGCAAAAATATTGCGGATTTTTCTTAACGAAAAAACCAAGCTCGGCAACGAGCTGGTGTACGAGGCGATGGTTCAGGCTGCCTTCAAAAAAGGCATAGAAGGGTCCATGGTGTTTCGCGGAGTCGAAGGATTCGGATTCTGTTGCGACCAATGCCGTACCATTCATGAAGGCATGACGATTTCCGTCAAATGTCAACCGATGGTTATCGAATTTATCGATACCGAAGCGAAACTCAATGAGCTGCTGCCGATTTTGAAGGGCATGCTCAAAACGGGCGCCATGATCATGCAGGATGCGGATATCGTATTTAATCAGGGCTGA
- a CDS encoding transporter produces the protein MMAIRNKILSMLLVTSFLMIGGLSMATRSFADAIIPYSVIGTNEYNLPVGFDKPINLLLSYNVWSNITDYHGEDGENYDALLSVNKFARLFTIDGLENWGFLWEGVVGFGGLGFENGDSLSGLIDPQTGMVAWTKPIPSWTLCFEYWLHLPWGSNELSDGSVNHTLTMMNNHQLFDGKFVIDWDFGYKMRGDGRKLGTKYEYGNSLFTNWVFTYKHNPWVNPNIHFDWESGGSGKNKSADTDLASYDRMQLGIGNSMKITDRLLFDIWYSYGIDGRNIARTNNVYTRFIWSF, from the coding sequence ATGATGGCTATAAGGAACAAGATTCTGTCCATGCTGCTGGTCACGTCATTTTTGATGATCGGCGGATTGTCCATGGCAACGCGGTCTTTCGCCGATGCGATTATTCCGTACAGCGTTATCGGAACAAACGAATACAATCTGCCTGTCGGTTTTGACAAACCGATCAATCTTCTTCTTTCCTACAACGTCTGGTCGAATATTACCGACTATCATGGGGAAGACGGGGAAAATTACGATGCTCTGCTTTCCGTCAATAAGTTTGCCCGACTCTTTACCATCGACGGCCTTGAGAACTGGGGCTTTCTGTGGGAAGGCGTTGTCGGCTTTGGCGGTTTGGGCTTCGAGAACGGGGACAGCTTGAGCGGTCTGATCGATCCGCAGACCGGTATGGTGGCCTGGACCAAGCCCATCCCGAGCTGGACCCTTTGTTTTGAATACTGGCTGCATCTTCCCTGGGGATCCAACGAGCTTTCCGATGGCTCCGTCAATCACACCCTGACCATGATGAACAACCATCAGCTTTTTGATGGCAAATTCGTCATCGACTGGGACTTCGGTTACAAGATGCGTGGTGACGGGAGGAAGCTGGGTACCAAGTACGAATATGGCAACTCGCTGTTTACCAACTGGGTTTTCACCTATAAGCACAATCCCTGGGTCAATCCCAACATCCATTTCGACTGGGAATCCGGCGGTTCCGGCAAAAACAAGAGTGCTGATACTGATCTCGCTTCCTACGATCGCATGCAGCTCGGTATCGGCAACAGCATGAAGATCACCGATCGCCTGCTGTTCGATATCTGGTACAGCTATGGTATCGACGGACGGAACATTGCCCGGACCAACAACGTTTATACCCGCTTCATCTGGAGTTTCTAG
- a CDS encoding sigma-54-dependent Fis family transcriptional regulator, translated as MPDRAINRHVQRIFSCVSGNRDKDDPAVEIPIVTSWERSLQHYGIDPSEPNPVRVLTEGELKGYTQPIERFLRIAKVAVHHLHRQVSDLGYSTLLCDANGVTVDWRGDERYIRQWKDTGLFLGAVWDEQREGTCGVGTAMIEQVALTVHKGEHFRAKNANLTCSCAPIVSPSGKTMGLIDVSAFHSPDSKESQHLALQLVIQSARMIESAYFLSQFEDQWVLRLSFERELAEVSSECLIAIGGDGKILAADRVACRSLAGETGGGGLAGRLIGEVFDIDFEKLLDIFSRSSMVLPIRTQKMGLRMFGSLRCPQAISVKPVAAVEAPAPRKRKVPAPGEALTLDYLAGEDHKLLESVERIKRVMNKPIPILLNGETGTGKEMFAQAIHNASRRADRPFVAVNCAAIPESLIESELFGYKEGAFTGARSKGMRGKILQSDGGTLFLDEIGDMPASLQPRLLRVLAEREVTPLGGETPIPVDLHVICATHRNILDMVASGDFREDLYYRLNGVSFELPSLRERSDIERLIDDVLTIEAGSGNEQAVIDDEAMRVLADFSWPGNIRQLRNALRYALAVCDKGIITCADLPVDVTGATDPAARAKPAIPRPAPAALPDRSCEADDEDDDNDGILAELNAMEQAERQVILDALHKHKWQVSRAVRDVGISRATMYRKMEKYAIVPPNKR; from the coding sequence ATGCCTGATCGGGCTATCAACAGGCACGTACAGCGGATCTTTTCCTGCGTATCCGGCAACCGGGACAAGGACGACCCCGCGGTCGAGATCCCCATTGTCACATCGTGGGAACGAAGCCTGCAGCATTACGGCATCGATCCGAGCGAGCCCAATCCCGTGCGGGTGTTGACGGAGGGCGAGCTCAAGGGATACACTCAGCCGATCGAGCGGTTCTTGCGCATCGCCAAAGTGGCGGTACATCACCTTCACCGGCAGGTTTCGGATCTCGGCTATTCGACCCTGTTGTGTGACGCCAACGGTGTTACCGTTGACTGGCGCGGTGACGAGCGGTATATCCGGCAGTGGAAGGATACCGGCTTGTTCCTTGGGGCTGTCTGGGACGAACAGCGCGAAGGGACCTGCGGGGTGGGTACGGCAATGATCGAGCAGGTTGCCTTGACCGTGCACAAGGGCGAGCACTTTCGCGCCAAGAATGCCAACCTGACCTGTTCCTGTGCCCCGATTGTCAGCCCGAGCGGTAAGACGATGGGGCTTATCGATGTTTCCGCTTTTCACTCTCCCGATTCCAAGGAAAGCCAGCATCTCGCTCTTCAATTAGTCATTCAGTCCGCGCGGATGATCGAATCGGCCTATTTTCTCAGCCAGTTCGAAGACCAGTGGGTTCTGCGGCTCAGTTTCGAGCGGGAACTCGCCGAGGTGTCGAGTGAGTGCCTGATCGCCATAGGTGGCGACGGTAAAATTCTGGCGGCGGATCGCGTTGCCTGCCGCAGTCTGGCGGGGGAAACCGGAGGTGGCGGTCTGGCAGGTCGTTTGATCGGAGAAGTATTCGATATCGATTTCGAGAAGTTGCTGGATATCTTTTCCCGATCCAGCATGGTCCTGCCGATCCGCACGCAGAAGATGGGGCTTCGCATGTTCGGTTCACTGCGCTGCCCGCAGGCTATTTCCGTCAAGCCGGTCGCCGCAGTCGAGGCACCCGCCCCCCGGAAAAGAAAGGTGCCTGCCCCGGGCGAGGCCCTGACCCTTGATTATCTGGCAGGGGAAGACCACAAACTGCTGGAAAGCGTGGAGCGCATCAAGCGGGTCATGAACAAGCCGATTCCGATACTTCTCAATGGAGAGACCGGTACCGGCAAGGAAATGTTCGCCCAGGCGATCCACAATGCCAGTCGCCGCGCCGACAGGCCTTTTGTTGCGGTAAACTGCGCCGCCATCCCGGAATCGCTCATCGAGAGCGAGCTTTTCGGCTACAAGGAGGGGGCTTTTACCGGCGCGCGCAGCAAGGGGATGCGGGGTAAAATCCTGCAATCCGACGGTGGCACCCTGTTTCTCGATGAAATCGGCGATATGCCGGCCAGCCTGCAGCCTCGCTTGCTGCGGGTGCTGGCCGAGCGCGAGGTGACGCCGCTGGGGGGCGAGACCCCGATCCCCGTCGATCTGCACGTGATCTGTGCAACTCACCGCAATATTCTGGATATGGTCGCCAGCGGTGATTTCCGCGAGGATCTCTATTACCGTCTCAACGGCGTGTCCTTTGAACTGCCCTCCCTGCGGGAACGCTCCGATATCGAACGCCTGATCGACGATGTGCTGACCATCGAAGCGGGCAGCGGCAATGAGCAGGCGGTCATCGATGACGAGGCGATGCGGGTTCTGGCTGATTTTTCCTGGCCGGGTAACATCCGGCAGCTGCGCAATGCGTTGCGTTACGCTCTCGCGGTATGCGACAAGGGGATCATCACCTGTGCCGACCTGCCGGTCGATGTGACCGGCGCGACGGATCCCGCGGCCCGGGCGAAGCCGGCCATTCCGAGGCCGGCGCCAGCCGCCCTGCCGGACAGAAGTTGCGAGGCGGATGATGAAGACGACGACAATGATGGCATTCTGGCCGAGCTTAACGCCATGGAGCAGGCGGAACGTCAGGTAATACTGGATGCCCTGCACAAACACAAGTGGCAGGTATCCAGAGCGGTAAGAGACGTTGGCATCAGTCGCGCGACCATGTATCGAAAAATGGAAAAATATGCCATTGTACCGCCAAACAAGCGCTGA
- the thiC gene encoding phosphomethylpyrimidine synthase ThiC, which translates to MMKQFHEDTNARISAPSGEAAVIGTRKVYVAGSRPDIRVPMKEVVQRLGDAETCEDGLLKIHLYDTSGPFTDPGASVDIRTGLSAMRGGWIVERGDSEILQAPSSEYARQRLERHRQENYHFPSLRVPRRATQGGNVTQMHYARLGIVTPEMEFIAIRENQRRETLPDLLKKQHPGDARGASIPGIITPEFVRDEVAAGRAVIPCNINHPESEPMIIGRNFLVKINANIGNSALSSSIDEEVEKMIWAIRWGGDTVMDLSTGQNIHETREWIIRNSPVPIGTVPIYQALEKVGGKAEDLSWEMFRDTLIEQAEQGVDYFTIHAGVRRNLLEAAQRRLTGIVSRGGSIMARWCQAHGCESFLYTHFEEICEIAKAYDVTFSLGDGLRPGSIFDANDEAQIAELKTLGELTQMAWRHDVQVMIEGPGHVPLHLIQENMELQLKYCHGAPFYTLGPLVTDIAPGYDHITSAIGGAMMAWCGTAMLCYVTPKEHLGLPDKNDVREGIVAHKIAAHAADLAKGHPGAQARDNALSKARYEFRWQDQFALGLDPERAMGIRRALLPDDAESKEQYCTMCGPDFCSMKITRSLREGAVCGKSK; encoded by the coding sequence ATGATGAAACAGTTTCATGAAGATACCAACGCACGGATTTCAGCGCCGTCCGGAGAAGCGGCAGTCATCGGTACGCGTAAGGTTTATGTGGCCGGTTCGCGGCCGGATATCCGGGTGCCCATGAAGGAGGTCGTGCAGCGGCTGGGGGATGCCGAAACCTGCGAGGACGGACTTCTGAAAATTCACCTGTACGACACCTCGGGGCCGTTTACCGATCCCGGCGCCAGTGTCGATATTCGCACCGGGCTGTCTGCCATGCGGGGCGGCTGGATCGTCGAGCGTGGCGACAGCGAGATACTGCAGGCGCCGAGTTCGGAATACGCCAGGCAGCGCCTGGAGCGACATCGGCAGGAGAACTATCACTTTCCTTCACTGCGGGTGCCGCGTCGTGCCACGCAAGGCGGCAACGTTACACAGATGCATTATGCCCGTCTGGGGATCGTGACCCCCGAGATGGAGTTTATCGCCATCCGCGAAAACCAGCGCCGGGAAACCCTGCCTGATCTGCTGAAAAAACAGCACCCCGGAGATGCTCGGGGAGCGTCGATCCCCGGCATTATCACGCCCGAGTTTGTTCGGGACGAGGTGGCCGCGGGCAGGGCGGTGATCCCCTGCAATATCAATCATCCGGAAAGCGAACCGATGATTATCGGCCGTAACTTTCTGGTCAAGATTAACGCCAATATCGGTAACTCCGCCCTGTCCTCCTCCATCGACGAGGAAGTGGAAAAGATGATCTGGGCGATCCGCTGGGGTGGCGACACCGTTATGGATCTTTCCACCGGGCAGAATATCCATGAGACCCGCGAATGGATTATCCGCAACAGTCCGGTGCCTATCGGCACGGTGCCCATTTATCAGGCCCTGGAAAAGGTTGGCGGCAAGGCGGAGGATCTCAGCTGGGAGATGTTCCGGGATACGCTTATCGAGCAGGCCGAGCAGGGTGTCGACTATTTCACCATTCATGCCGGTGTGCGACGCAATCTGCTGGAGGCGGCGCAGCGCCGGCTTACCGGCATCGTCTCGCGCGGCGGATCCATCATGGCCAGATGGTGCCAGGCCCACGGCTGCGAGAGCTTTCTTTACACCCACTTTGAGGAGATCTGTGAAATCGCCAAAGCCTACGACGTGACCTTTTCCCTTGGGGACGGGCTGCGACCGGGCTCGATATTCGATGCCAACGATGAAGCACAGATCGCGGAGCTTAAAACCCTCGGCGAGCTGACGCAGATGGCCTGGCGTCACGACGTGCAGGTGATGATCGAAGGTCCGGGGCATGTGCCGCTGCACCTGATTCAGGAAAACATGGAGTTGCAGCTCAAGTATTGCCATGGTGCGCCGTTTTATACCCTCGGTCCCCTGGTGACGGACATCGCGCCCGGCTACGACCACATCACCTCCGCCATCGGTGGCGCCATGATGGCCTGGTGCGGCACCGCCATGCTCTGTTATGTCACTCCCAAGGAACATTTGGGTCTGCCGGATAAAAACGACGTCCGCGAAGGCATCGTGGCGCACAAGATTGCCGCCCATGCGGCGGACCTGGCCAAAGGGCATCCCGGGGCTCAGGCCCGTGACAATGCTCTGTCGAAGGCCCGTTACGAGTTCCGCTGGCAGGATCAGTTCGCTCTCGGCCTGGACCCCGAGCGGGCCATGGGGATTCGCAGGGCGCTGCTGCCGGATGACGCGGAAAGCAAGGAGCAGTATTGCACCATGTGCGGCCCCGATTTCTGTTCCATGAAAATAACCCGCAGTTTGCGGGAAGGCGCAGTTTGCGGAAAGTCGAAATAG